One Bacillus sp. FJAT-45350 genomic window carries:
- the ytvI gene encoding sporulation integral membrane protein YtvI — protein MNYWLNKNIKIGVVLIFLFLISYFILPVSYPLIFAWTSAVCLNPVVTLLEHRWKINRTFSTIITFTTFFITIGFVLFFSTIKLITYITYASQNISVYFHHMTVVWFNILSNLENKFEDIPLDIVKEINFYVIGIIEKIRVHFINLDLFGTITNIILNIPNYLVAILVYLISMFLFLVNLPKLKKTVFFFLTEDTADKVCFIISRLKKVIIGFFKAQFLVSIPIFLVTYVGLIIIKPEVALAMAILIWVIDLIPLIGSIIIMGPWTVFYFISGDLEMAIKLGILSIILLVIRRTVEPKIMGEQIGLSPLATLISLFLGLMLFGAVGLFIGPLILIVVKSAFEAGIIKSNFKL, from the coding sequence TTGAACTATTGGTTAAATAAAAATATAAAAATAGGAGTAGTCCTTATTTTCCTATTCCTTATAAGCTACTTTATCCTTCCAGTCAGTTATCCACTTATTTTTGCATGGACATCAGCAGTCTGTTTAAACCCTGTGGTCACACTGTTAGAACATAGATGGAAGATAAATCGAACATTTTCAACAATTATTACATTCACTACATTTTTTATAACAATAGGTTTTGTTTTATTTTTTTCTACGATTAAATTGATTACTTATATTACATATGCCTCACAAAATATCTCCGTTTACTTTCATCACATGACGGTTGTGTGGTTCAACATACTAAGTAATCTTGAAAATAAGTTTGAAGACATACCGCTTGATATTGTAAAAGAAATTAATTTCTATGTTATAGGGATCATAGAAAAAATAAGAGTTCACTTCATTAATTTGGATTTATTTGGAACAATAACCAATATTATATTAAATATTCCAAATTATCTTGTGGCTATATTGGTTTATTTAATAAGTATGTTCTTATTTCTAGTAAATCTACCTAAACTAAAAAAAACAGTATTCTTCTTCCTAACTGAAGATACAGCGGATAAAGTTTGCTTTATAATTTCACGTCTCAAGAAAGTTATTATTGGCTTTTTTAAAGCACAATTTTTAGTAAGTATACCAATTTTCTTAGTCACATACGTAGGGTTAATTATTATTAAACCTGAAGTTGCTTTAGCAATGGCAATTCTCATCTGGGTTATTGATCTAATCCCTTTAATTGGATCGATCATTATTATGGGGCCTTGGACCGTTTTTTATTTTATTTCTGGAGACCTTGAAATGGCAATTAAATTAGGAATCTTATCAATTATTTTATTAGTAATAAGACGCACTGTGGAACCAAAAATAATGGGAGAACAAATTGGATTATCCCCACTAGCTACGTTGATATCACTTTTCCTTGGGTTAATGTTGTTTGGAGCTGTTGGTCTTTTCATTG
- a CDS encoding tyrosine-type recombinase/integrase, producing MEYVDPIKDIKKINEIKKVLNKQSKRDFLFFVLGINSGIRISDLLKIKVDDICDCGRVKEFLYIQDPSNGKVKAYYLNNKVKQALENYLSNTNIIKVDYLFKSKKSEKPITRQQAYRVINKAAKEVGITGNIGTHTLRKTFGYHAYKKGIAISILQSIFNHSSPAETLRYLGIDKDDNHLVKVDVNL from the coding sequence GTGGAATATGTAGATCCTATTAAAGATATTAAAAAAATTAATGAAATCAAAAAGGTATTGAATAAACAATCAAAAAGAGATTTCTTATTCTTTGTTCTTGGTATTAACTCAGGAATAAGAATTAGTGACTTACTCAAGATAAAAGTAGACGACATATGTGATTGTGGGAGGGTCAAAGAGTTTCTATATATTCAGGATCCTAGTAATGGAAAAGTTAAAGCCTATTATTTAAACAATAAAGTCAAGCAAGCTTTAGAGAATTATTTATCAAATACGAACATAATCAAAGTTGACTATCTCTTTAAATCAAAAAAAAGTGAGAAGCCTATTACACGACAGCAAGCTTATAGAGTTATTAATAAAGCAGCAAAAGAAGTAGGCATAACTGGAAATATAGGGACACACACATTACGAAAAACATTCGGTTATCATGCGTACAAAAAAGGAATTGCCATTTCAATTCTCCAATCAATCTTTAACCATTCATCCCCTGCTGAAACATTACGCTATTTAGGTATTGATAAAGATGATAATCATCTTGTAAAAGTAGATGTAAATTTATAG
- a CDS encoding potassium/proton antiporter, whose protein sequence is MLDSVFTTDYFILLSALLLIIGVLTAKFSTRLGVPALILFILVGMITGSDGLGLIHFDNAKMAQLIGIVALVIILFEGGLQTKWSTVKSVATPSLSLATLGVILTTVVVAVAAKLILGVTWLEGFLFGAIVGSTDAAAVFAVLKGQNVKARLGATLEAESGSNDPMAVFLTLSLIELMMVEDPVYFLLVGSFFWQMGIGLVMGLVLGKLAAYAINRINLDSSGLYPVFALAFALLTYSITALIGASGLLAVYVAALIIGNSDLTYRQSIFRFNEGFAWMAQILMFTILGLLVFPNQLLTLDVIIKGLLLSFILIIIARPLAVFLSTIKMGYNLKEKVFLSWAGLRGAVPIVLATFPMIAGLENSQLFFNVVFFVVFTSALIQGSTISIFAEKLGLTGPKRTESMHSLELVSIGKANAEIIEFEVSEESVITGETLADIQFPKDVLINAIIRKGELITPYGETKIEIGDILYILVSRESKKELKLLLNSKSNEVV, encoded by the coding sequence ATGTTAGATTCAGTTTTTACCACGGACTATTTCATCCTATTAAGTGCACTTTTATTAATTATTGGTGTATTAACAGCAAAGTTTTCTACTCGACTCGGAGTACCTGCACTTATACTATTTATACTCGTTGGAATGATTACTGGCAGTGATGGATTGGGTCTAATCCATTTTGATAATGCAAAAATGGCTCAGCTCATTGGGATAGTTGCTTTAGTGATTATCTTATTTGAAGGGGGATTACAAACTAAGTGGTCTACTGTGAAATCTGTAGCAACTCCTTCATTATCACTAGCAACATTAGGTGTTATCCTTACCACAGTTGTAGTTGCCGTTGCGGCTAAACTAATCTTAGGAGTGACATGGTTAGAAGGATTTCTATTTGGGGCGATTGTTGGTTCTACTGATGCAGCAGCCGTTTTTGCAGTATTAAAAGGACAAAATGTTAAAGCGAGACTTGGGGCAACACTTGAGGCTGAGTCTGGTTCAAACGATCCCATGGCTGTCTTTCTAACACTTTCCCTCATTGAGTTAATGATGGTTGAAGATCCTGTTTATTTCCTGCTAGTTGGTTCATTTTTCTGGCAAATGGGTATTGGTTTAGTAATGGGCTTGGTATTAGGGAAATTAGCAGCGTATGCAATCAATCGTATTAATTTAGATTCGAGTGGATTGTATCCTGTTTTTGCTCTTGCCTTTGCCTTATTAACTTACAGTATTACTGCACTTATAGGTGCAAGTGGATTATTAGCAGTTTATGTGGCTGCATTAATTATTGGAAATTCAGATTTAACTTATCGTCAATCTATATTCAGATTCAATGAGGGTTTTGCATGGATGGCACAAATATTAATGTTTACAATCCTTGGTCTTTTAGTATTTCCGAATCAATTGTTAACCTTAGATGTTATTATCAAGGGTTTATTACTATCTTTTATCTTAATCATTATTGCAAGACCTCTTGCCGTCTTTCTATCGACAATTAAAATGGGCTACAACCTAAAAGAGAAAGTATTTCTTTCTTGGGCAGGCTTAAGAGGAGCTGTCCCGATTGTACTAGCAACTTTCCCAATGATTGCAGGATTAGAAAATAGTCAGTTGTTTTTTAACGTCGTATTTTTCGTTGTATTTACATCAGCGCTCATCCAAGGCTCAACCATTTCTATATTTGCAGAGAAGCTCGGGTTAACTGGACCCAAAAGAACAGAATCAATGCATTCATTAGAACTTGTCTCTATAGGAAAAGCAAATGCAGAAATTATTGAATTTGAAGTGAGTGAGGAGTCTGTTATAACAGGTGAAACTTTAGCTGATATTCAATTTCCGAAAGATGTTCTTATTAATGCCATTATTCGCAAGGGAGAGCTTATTACTCCATATGGTGAAACAAAAATAGAAATTGGCGATATCCTCTATATCCTCGTTTCACGAGAAAGTAAAAAAGAATTAAAGCTATTGCTAAATTCAAAAAGTAATGAAGTAGTATAA
- a CDS encoding P-II family nitrogen regulator: protein MGISKNAKLVVTVIAKEKTDKILEAIENEGVTKSTIILSRGKSENNPTLFLGITIEPQREVIYTLVPKEKADKIFNVITEAGDLNKPLQGLVFILDVEKVGGIDLSMFKETN from the coding sequence ATGGGAATTTCAAAGAATGCAAAATTAGTTGTAACGGTTATTGCAAAAGAAAAAACGGATAAGATATTAGAGGCTATTGAAAACGAAGGGGTTACAAAAAGTACCATTATCTTAAGTAGAGGTAAAAGTGAAAATAATCCTACATTATTTTTGGGAATTACAATCGAACCACAACGGGAAGTAATTTATACACTAGTTCCAAAGGAAAAAGCGGACAAAATATTTAATGTCATCACGGAAGCAGGAGATCTAAATAAGCCACTTCAAGGATTAGTTTTTATTCTCGACGTAGAAAAAGTCGGTGGAATTGATCTAAGTATGTTTAAAGAAACAAACTAG